Within the Eleginops maclovinus isolate JMC-PN-2008 ecotype Puerto Natales chromosome 13, JC_Emac_rtc_rv5, whole genome shotgun sequence genome, the region AGCTGCAGTCTAGGTAATCTTCACAGACTATTCTAAAAACTACAgcattaaatgtgtgtaaagtgCATTAATTGAAGTTCACTGTTgctaacaaaaaaaagttataaaatcAAGAAcgtaaaatcatgttttttccTTGTCGTCACGCTTGTTGAGGTCCTCAATGGCCGTCCTGTAAGAAAGAGGTTTCCCTTAGAGCTGTTTCTGAAGGTCTATTTCATTATTATGATACTGAATACCAAACCGTACCTGTAAAGGAGAACTTGTTTTGTTAGGCTGTCTCTCAGCTCCTCTATCTCTTTGGTTTTTCTCTTCTGAATCTTCAGCTCTGTCTTCAGCTCTCGGCTGCTTTCCTCCAGGAAGTACACtgtctcctttaaaaaaaatagcacaGCTTATAGCTTTGTGTATCCCTGTGTCTTACTTATGCACGATTAAAAGGATAGATCTCCACTCCCTTTAATTTTACACCCATTTGCCATCTTGCTTACCTTGTACTGCCCCACATCCTCTCTCCTATGTATGTGAATCAGTTTGAGTTTCTCCTCTAAGCAAGCCCTCTGGAGACTCAGCTTTTGGATCTCCTCCTTCAGGGGTCTGAGCTGGGCCCTCATCTCTTGTGCCTGCTCTCTGGCTTTCGCCAGCGCTTCCACCGTTGTCTCCCTTCTCTTCAGCAACGTGAGCAGAATGGGTTCATACCTGTCCGAGAAAAGCATATACAGATAAAAGAGTCAGACACGAAAGATCGGTGTTTGAAGTGtaatcaaataaaagtaaagtaacTATCATGACCAGTACTAGACGGAGACAGCACCTGTCCTCCAGCGCTTTCAGCCCAGCCTGCACATACTGCTGGATGTCTCCACAGGAGTGCCTCTtgctctgctgcagctcatccTGGGTGTTGGAGGTCTGACTGGCGCTCCGGGCATGAAGCTGTGCCTTCAGGTCTAACAGCTGCTGATTTTGCGCTGCCCTCCGCTGGGAACACTCTTCTGTGAGCTGGAGCACAAGCGACTGCAGCCTTTCCTGGAAGATGGGAATACAATTAATTTTACTTCAAGTCtttgtctgaaatgtgttgCACATATTAAGACTTTTCCTGAGGTTCTTCTTACCTCTTCTCTCTTCAGCAGCTCCACCTCACGGTGCTGTGTGTTCAGTGCGGCCTGGTTGTGAGCGCAGTCCCTAACCATGGAGAACAACCTCCTCTTTAACTTTCTAAACTCGTCATGCAGCCCCTGCCTCTCCAGGTTCACCTTCCacagcctcctctcctcctctgccctcTCCTCCCTGAGGCTCTGaatctcttttttcctctcctctcttctcccttcttcctccctcttcagTGCCTTGATCAGCTCTGCCACCTTGCCTTCAATTTGttcttctgtctcctcttcatGGATCCCCTCCGCCTCCTCAGTGTCTTTATTCCCTCTCAACTCCAGCACCTCCATGAGCAactcctttctcctcttctgtAACTGCTGAACCTCCTCTATGCACTTCTCCATCTGACATCCTAGAGCACTAAGTTCATTCATGCCAGTTTCCAgatcctcctgtctgtcttcaacAGCCACTTCTGTGTTGTTGACTTCAATCCCAGTTATGTCTGATGTGTTAGATGTGGCTTTATTAGTAGTTGTCATCGCCTCACAGTACATGGGAGCATTTTCTTTACTCTCCAATGGCATTGATGGCCCTGAAAACCTAAACCGAGGATCAAGCGCACCCTGGTCTTGCCATTCCAGTGTTTCCATTAAGAGGCCACTCTggtttccatttcctgctgAACCCACTGTTTCCtcatatcttgttttttttggagatTTATCGTCCTCCACATGTTGACCAACCAAGTATTCAAACTGCATCGGCTGGGTTTCAAACTTCCTTGGACTTTCTTGCTGAATGGGCACCAGTGTTGTACCCCGGTGAGGATTCTTACTGATGTGTACATACTCTTGGCTTGCTTCTGTAGCCCAGCCTTGAGGCTCAAAATCCATCCCAGACTCTTCCATACAGCTCT harbors:
- the sync gene encoding golgin subfamily A member 4: MEDDHISSPGLRPLFIKEEDADPNISLMEQSESGLTFAGTQVNQSSLIKPYLQEMDGLLKSCEELTGLSFGSRFNETSLAETSYSHSREETKVESHGETIFSPQAYLSTSYIDTHMDGSGTEDQPTQDQSQMMGTIDRCQVTSGDLHQKAMPLTSAGKKLSETMVEYEGQLLGMLAMLESCMEESGMDFEPQGWATEASQEYVHISKNPHRGTTLVPIQQESPRKFETQPMQFEYLVGQHVEDDKSPKKTRYEETVGSAGNGNQSGLLMETLEWQDQGALDPRFRFSGPSMPLESKENAPMYCEAMTTTNKATSNTSDITGIEVNNTEVAVEDRQEDLETGMNELSALGCQMEKCIEEVQQLQKRRKELLMEVLELRGNKDTEEAEGIHEEETEEQIEGKVAELIKALKREEEGRREERKKEIQSLREERAEEERRLWKVNLERQGLHDEFRKLKRRLFSMVRDCAHNQAALNTQHREVELLKREEERLQSLVLQLTEECSQRRAAQNQQLLDLKAQLHARSASQTSNTQDELQQSKRHSCGDIQQYVQAGLKALEDRYEPILLTLLKRRETTVEALAKAREQAQEMRAQLRPLKEEIQKLSLQRACLEEKLKLIHIHRREDVGQYKETVYFLEESSRELKTELKIQKRKTKEIEELRDSLTKQVLLYRTAIEDLNKRDDKEKT